A DNA window from Rhodococcus sp. Z13 contains the following coding sequences:
- a CDS encoding geranylgeranyl reductase family protein: protein MVAEHSAHDPRQTPSRVPDSTDVLVVGAGPAGSAAAAWAARAGREVLLVDAATFPRDKTCGDGLTPRAVAELDRLGLGDWLRTRTTNRGLRLEGFGGRFELPWPESSFPSEGSAVPRTELDARIRQVALDSGARAVDGAKAVDVERDGNRVTAVVLRTADGPRTVHCRSLVVADGVRSPLGKVLGRRWHRDTAYGVAARAYATSPRSDDPWITSHLELRDDAGVVQPGYGWVFPLGTGEVNLGVGTLATASRPASGALKPLIELYARQRRDEWGLGEVTRMASALLPMGGAVSNVAGTNWALVGDAAACVNPLNGEGIDYGLEGGRLLAELLGSEDLTELWPQTLREHYGRAFSTARRLAGLLTVPRFLPSTGPIAMRSRAMMSVAVRVMGNLVTEEDADLVARAWRASGHLSMRWDRRPLFA from the coding sequence GTGGTGGCCGAACACTCCGCGCACGATCCGCGGCAAACCCCGTCCCGTGTCCCCGACAGTACCGATGTCCTCGTCGTCGGCGCCGGTCCAGCCGGTTCCGCGGCCGCGGCGTGGGCTGCCCGAGCGGGCCGCGAGGTGCTGCTGGTGGACGCCGCGACCTTCCCCCGCGACAAGACGTGCGGTGACGGACTGACCCCGCGCGCCGTCGCCGAGCTCGACCGTCTGGGCCTCGGCGACTGGCTGCGCACCCGCACCACGAACCGCGGTCTGCGTCTCGAGGGCTTCGGTGGCCGCTTCGAACTGCCCTGGCCCGAGTCGTCCTTCCCCTCCGAGGGCAGCGCCGTGCCCCGCACCGAACTGGACGCGCGGATCCGGCAGGTCGCGCTCGACTCCGGGGCCCGGGCGGTCGACGGGGCGAAGGCCGTCGACGTCGAACGCGACGGCAACCGGGTCACCGCCGTGGTCCTCCGCACCGCCGACGGCCCGCGGACGGTGCACTGCCGGAGTCTCGTCGTCGCCGACGGGGTGCGTTCCCCGCTCGGCAAGGTGCTCGGCCGACGTTGGCACCGGGACACCGCCTACGGCGTGGCCGCGCGGGCGTACGCGACGTCGCCGCGCAGCGACGATCCGTGGATCACCTCGCACCTCGAGCTGCGGGACGACGCGGGGGTCGTGCAGCCGGGTTACGGGTGGGTGTTCCCGCTCGGGACGGGTGAGGTCAATCTCGGGGTGGGCACGCTCGCGACGGCCTCCCGGCCCGCCTCGGGGGCGCTGAAGCCGCTCATCGAGCTGTACGCGCGGCAGCGCCGCGACGAGTGGGGTCTGGGCGAGGTCACCCGGATGGCGTCGGCGCTGCTGCCGATGGGCGGTGCGGTCTCGAACGTCGCCGGGACGAACTGGGCGCTCGTCGGCGACGCCGCGGCGTGCGTCAACCCGCTCAACGGCGAGGGCATCGACTACGGCCTTGAGGGTGGACGGCTGCTCGCCGAACTGCTCGGCAGCGAGGATCTGACCGAACTGTGGCCGCAGACCCTGCGCGAGCACTACGGCCGCGCGTTCTCCACCGCGCGGCGCCTGGCCGGTCTGCTGACCGTCCCCCGCTTCCTGCCGTCGACCGGCCCGATCGCGATGCGGTCGCGGGCGATGATGTCGGTCGCGGTGCGGGTGATGGGCAATCTGGTGACCGAGGAGGACGCCGATCTCGTCGCGCGGGCATGGCGCGCGAGCGGGCACCTGTCGATGCGCTGGGACCGGCGGCCCCTGTTCGCCTGA
- a CDS encoding demethylmenaquinone methyltransferase: MARTHGSRASLDKDPREVASMFDGVAARYDLTNTVLSFGQDRGWRRATRAALDLKPGERVLDLAAGTGVSTVELGRSGAWVVATDFSKGMLQAGRFRNVPMVAGDAMRLPYADAVFDAATISFGLRNVADPDAGLREIARVVKPGGRLVVCEFSTPVREPLRTVYMEYLMRALPRVARAVSSNPDAYVYLAESIRAWPDQEALARRIEAAGWGDVKWRNLTGGITALHHAVRT; encoded by the coding sequence GTGGCAAGAACTCACGGATCACGCGCGTCCCTCGACAAGGATCCGCGTGAGGTCGCGTCCATGTTCGACGGCGTGGCGGCACGCTACGACCTCACCAACACCGTCCTGTCCTTCGGTCAGGACCGCGGCTGGCGTCGTGCGACGCGCGCGGCCCTGGACCTGAAGCCCGGCGAACGCGTGCTCGACCTCGCCGCCGGCACCGGCGTCTCCACCGTCGAACTCGGACGGTCGGGCGCCTGGGTGGTGGCCACCGACTTCTCCAAGGGCATGCTGCAGGCCGGACGGTTCCGCAACGTGCCGATGGTCGCCGGCGACGCGATGCGCCTGCCCTACGCCGACGCGGTGTTCGACGCCGCGACCATCTCCTTCGGCCTGCGCAACGTCGCCGATCCCGATGCAGGCCTGCGCGAGATCGCGCGGGTGGTCAAGCCCGGCGGCCGCCTGGTGGTGTGCGAGTTCTCCACTCCCGTGCGCGAACCCCTGCGCACTGTCTACATGGAGTACCTGATGCGGGCGTTGCCGCGGGTCGCGCGGGCGGTCAGCAGCAACCCCGACGCCTACGTCTACCTCGCCGAATCCATCCGGGCGTGGCCCGACCAGGAGGCGCTCGCCCGGCGCATCGAGGCGGCGGGCTGGGGTGACGTGAAGTGGCGCAACCTCACCGGCGGCATCACCGCCCTGCACCACGCCGTCCGCACGTAG